GTAAGATGTTGTCTTGGCAACACATTTTACCATAGGGAGAGCCTTAAATTCTCTCTAATTCATAAGGGAAATAGTTTAATTCAGGGGTTTTGCAAGAGGGCCATTAGCTTAGAATATTCAGGAGTGCTGAAGAAAAGACGCGAGTTGGCCGGTTGTTCCCGGATAATGAGAGGGGGAGTTTTGACGGAGACACTTAGAAATATCGCAGAGTTATTCAGACATTCTACATAACAACCTTAATGAGGAGGTCATTATGAAAACCAGAGCCGCATCGTTTCCCTTGTCCATTTTTTTTCTGATCGTATTCGCGGTATCCGCCCTTGCCGCAGACCTGCCGGAGATCAAGCAGCGCGGTGTGCTGCGACATCTCGGCATTCCTTATGCCAACTTCGTCAGCGGTTCGGGCGATGGGATGGATGTGGAACTGATGCAGAAATTCGCCGCAAGCATCGGCGTCAAATACGAATACATCATGACCGACTGGGGCACTGTCATTCAGGATCTGATCGGCAAAAAGGTCAAAGTAACTGGCGCCGAGGTCGAGTTTCTTGAGGAAGTACCTATCAAGGGAGACCTGATCGCCAACGGTTTTACCATCCTCCCTTGGCGCGAAAAGGTGGTCACGTTCTCCAAGGATACCTTCCCCAGCCAGGTCTGGCTGATTGCCCGTGCTGATTCGAAGATCAAGCCAATCAAGCCGACCGGCGATGTACAAAAGGATATAGCCAATACCAAGGCCTTGATGAAAGGGGTCAGCGTCCTGACGCTTAAAAAGACCTGCCTCGACCCGACGCTCTACAAGCTCTCCGAGACGGGCGCGAACGTCATTGACACGAAAGGCAAGCTGAACGAGATGGCCCCGGCCCTTTTGAACAAAGTGGGAGAGCTGACCATCCTGGACGTTCCGGATGCCTTGGTAGCGCTCGAAAAATGGCCCGGCAAGCTCAAGATCATCGGTCCGGTATCGGATAAGCAGTTCATGGCGGTCGGCTTCCCCAAGGAATCAAACCGGTTGCGCGAGGCATTCAACACGTTTCTTGACAAGTCCCGAAAGGACGGCAGTTACATGAAGATCGTCAAGAAATACTATCCATCGGCGCCACGTTATTTTCCGGAGTTTTTTAAGAAGTAAAACAACACACTCACACCCCAACCCTTCCCTTTCACGGGGGTTGGGGTGTGAGTGAAAAGAGGCTTAATTCATGCTCCTTCGCCCGATATCGACATTCAGCCGTTTAATGGCTCTGCTGCTGGCGCTGACACTGGTCGGGTATTTGGGGTATCTGATCAGAGCCCAATACCTTGCCCAGCGTGAGTTGCAGGGACAGTCATCGACCAGGATCGTCCGGGGGGTTGAAAAGCGGGCCGATGCCGTCAGCTATTTCCTGCAGGAGCGGATGAACGATGTCAAGGATATCACTGCATCCCGCGACCTGGCGGTCTATTTTGAGAACCGGGCTCTTGGAATGTCGATGGAGTACGGCCTGAGCGCCAGCCTCGACGCACTGAAGGAATCTCTCAGTTCCTACGATGTAAAAAAACGTCTTGGCGACAAGCCGCTTTTCAGCCACATCCTGATACTCGGTCCGGCCGGAGAGACGCTCGTGGAATATCCTGCACAGAAGTCCCTTTCACGATTGAAACAGACCTGGCGAAAACAGGTAACCGGCAAACGCAAGGACACACAGATTATACAGGACGGGCAACAATTGCTTCTCACGGCACCGGTGATATTTAAAGGTACATATTCCGGACATGTTGTAGCATGGATTGACCCTGCACTAATCTTTCATCACTTTGTTCATGAAAATCACCACGACAAGTGGCGTACCGATGCCTTGTTGATGAATGGTGTTTACCTATATGTAACGGATGAGAAGGAGGGCGGTCTCCCCAGCCGGATGCTTCCAAATCTTTCTAGCATAAAGCAGGGTGTATCGGTATCTTTTTCCATCCAGCCGG
This Pseudomonadota bacterium DNA region includes the following protein-coding sequences:
- a CDS encoding PAS domain S-box protein, with amino-acid sequence MLLRPISTFSRLMALLLALTLVGYLGYLIRAQYLAQRELQGQSSTRIVRGVEKRADAVSYFLQERMNDVKDITASRDLAVYFENRALGMSMEYGLSASLDALKESLSSYDVKKRLGDKPLFSHILILGPAGETLVEYPAQKSLSRLKQTWRKQVTGKRKDTQIIQDGQQLLLTAPVIFKGTYSGHVVAWIDPALIFHHFVHENHHDKWRTDALLMNGVYLYVTDEKEGGLPSRMLPNLSSIKQGVSVSFSIQPEQSEPVSMIGSLVPVPGSALSLGIFFVDPISAAHSSPRTFLLAAGALGAFILIGGALSLRAATRSTLLQTRLHEQAIREQEVGERNRLLGEEVATRICAEEEIRTLNTKLEQRVEERTAELRSVNEQLKEEIEERKQAEEDILREREKLKTLSDNAPFGMALVDKEGRFTYINARFTKLFGYDLSDIPDGRAW
- a CDS encoding transporter substrate-binding domain-containing protein: MKTRAASFPLSIFFLIVFAVSALAADLPEIKQRGVLRHLGIPYANFVSGSGDGMDVELMQKFAASIGVKYEYIMTDWGTVIQDLIGKKVKVTGAEVEFLEEVPIKGDLIANGFTILPWREKVVTFSKDTFPSQVWLIARADSKIKPIKPTGDVQKDIANTKALMKGVSVLTLKKTCLDPTLYKLSETGANVIDTKGKLNEMAPALLNKVGELTILDVPDALVALEKWPGKLKIIGPVSDKQFMAVGFPKESNRLREAFNTFLDKSRKDGSYMKIVKKYYPSAPRYFPEFFKK